A stretch of Cyanobacterium sp. HL-69 DNA encodes these proteins:
- the priA gene encoding primosomal protein N' PriA: MYSQSSSTLTLAEPKIEYGSKNCQWVEVLVDCPYAEGLYTYAIGDEMEVQAGDILSVPFGNSVVGAIALKLVSKPPETLEIDQIKTVEDVITSGFFPPRYWELLTRVSEYYLTDLIYVIKCALPPKLLGKSQKRVRLLFDNIPQGAENFCPPMAWRVLQLLQNSKNGDYTFSYINQKVKGARRGINDLVKRDWAQTYLQPPAKAKPKYLKVVTFISENSATTITQKQRDVLAILKANGGELSQPDLMQKCELNSNSVINSLAKKGCVVIQERESLRLLQNSAPKKDLPKVLTEEQQCAFEKISSLQGFNISLLHGVTGSGKTEVYLRAIAPILAQKKSALVLVPEIGLTPQLTDRFRARFGQQVCVYHSALSDGERYDTWRQMLTGEPQVVIGTRSAVFAPLPNLGMIILDEEHDTSFKQSQPVPPYHAKTVAQWRAELVNCPLILGSATPSLESWQLATEGQNPPESEQKNHYLSLPNRVYNRPLPPVEIVDMRQELRKGNRSIFSHALGNALGNLKEEGKQAILFISRRGHSTFVSCRSCGYVMECPHCDVSLSYHYPKEGATQLLRCHYCNHTQIHPRNCPECGSPYLKFFGTGTQKVLLELQKAFPELKILRFDSDTTSTKNAHRRILEDFEAGKADVLIGTQMLTKGIDLAQVTLVGVVSADGLLFHSDYRASERAFQTLTQVAGRAGRGDDPGQVIIQTYSPEHPVIGAVQTHNYSAFIATELEQREALDYPPYGSLILLKCTGADGNKVREAVEAIVDVCEQILPDDVEILGPAPANVMRVARRYRWQILLKSLEPFSHELKQQLLTLKQYCPSTVSFSIDVDPIRIE; this comes from the coding sequence ATGTATTCTCAATCTTCATCCACCCTCACTTTAGCAGAGCCTAAAATAGAATATGGCTCAAAAAACTGTCAGTGGGTAGAGGTGTTGGTGGATTGCCCCTATGCTGAGGGTTTATATACCTACGCCATCGGTGATGAAATGGAGGTACAAGCAGGGGATATTTTAAGTGTGCCTTTTGGTAATTCGGTGGTAGGTGCGATCGCCCTTAAACTGGTATCAAAACCCCCAGAAACATTAGAAATTGACCAGATTAAAACAGTAGAAGATGTCATCACATCGGGCTTTTTTCCTCCTCGTTATTGGGAATTATTAACTAGGGTTTCGGAATATTATTTAACAGATTTAATTTATGTAATTAAATGTGCTTTACCACCCAAATTATTAGGCAAATCGCAAAAAAGAGTTAGGCTTTTATTTGATAACATTCCCCAAGGTGCAGAAAACTTTTGTCCTCCCATGGCATGGCGAGTTTTGCAACTATTACAGAATAGTAAAAATGGTGATTACACTTTTAGTTACATCAATCAAAAGGTAAAAGGGGCGAGGAGGGGCATTAACGATTTAGTCAAAAGAGATTGGGCGCAAACCTACCTACAACCCCCCGCCAAAGCTAAACCAAAATATCTGAAAGTGGTTACTTTTATTAGTGAAAATTCCGCCACTACCATCACCCAAAAACAAAGGGATGTTTTAGCCATTCTCAAGGCAAACGGGGGAGAATTGTCCCAACCAGATTTAATGCAAAAATGCGAGTTAAATAGTAATTCTGTTATTAATAGTTTGGCAAAAAAAGGTTGTGTGGTAATCCAAGAAAGAGAGAGTTTGCGACTTTTACAAAATTCTGCCCCTAAAAAAGATTTACCAAAAGTGTTGACAGAAGAACAACAATGTGCATTTGAAAAAATCAGCAGTTTACAAGGGTTTAATATTAGCCTACTCCATGGGGTGACAGGATCAGGGAAAACAGAAGTATATCTAAGGGCGATCGCCCCTATCCTCGCACAAAAAAAATCAGCCCTTGTTTTAGTACCCGAAATCGGCCTAACTCCCCAACTCACTGACAGATTTCGAGCCAGATTTGGACAACAAGTTTGCGTTTATCACAGCGCCCTGAGTGACGGAGAAAGGTATGACACATGGCGCCAAATGCTCACAGGAGAACCCCAAGTGGTTATCGGCACCCGAAGCGCCGTATTTGCACCCCTCCCTAATCTGGGTATGATAATCCTCGATGAAGAACATGACACCAGCTTTAAACAAAGTCAACCCGTCCCTCCCTACCACGCCAAAACCGTCGCCCAATGGCGTGCAGAATTGGTAAATTGCCCCCTAATTTTAGGGTCAGCTACCCCCTCCCTTGAATCATGGCAACTCGCCACAGAGGGGCAAAATCCCCCAGAATCCGAGCAAAAAAATCATTACCTATCCCTCCCTAACCGAGTTTATAACCGCCCCTTACCCCCCGTGGAAATTGTCGATATGCGCCAAGAATTGCGCAAGGGCAACCGTAGCATCTTTAGTCACGCCCTCGGTAACGCCTTGGGTAATCTTAAGGAGGAAGGAAAACAAGCCATCCTATTTATTTCCCGTCGAGGACATAGTACCTTTGTATCTTGTCGCAGTTGTGGTTATGTGATGGAATGCCCCCATTGTGATGTTTCCTTGTCCTATCATTACCCCAAGGAAGGGGCTACCCAACTGTTACGCTGTCACTATTGCAACCATACCCAAATTCATCCGAGAAACTGCCCCGAATGTGGCTCACCCTATCTCAAGTTTTTTGGCACGGGTACCCAAAAGGTATTATTAGAATTGCAAAAAGCCTTCCCTGAGTTGAAAATATTACGGTTTGATAGTGATACCACCAGTACCAAAAATGCTCACCGCCGTATTTTAGAAGATTTTGAAGCGGGAAAAGCGGATGTATTAATTGGTACACAAATGTTAACTAAGGGCATCGATTTGGCTCAAGTAACTCTGGTGGGGGTAGTATCTGCCGATGGTTTACTATTCCATTCTGATTATCGCGCCAGTGAGAGGGCTTTTCAAACCTTAACCCAAGTGGCAGGAAGGGCAGGAAGGGGAGATGATCCCGGACAGGTTATAATACAAACTTATTCCCCTGAGCATCCCGTTATCGGGGCGGTACAAACTCACAACTATTCTGCATTTATTGCCACAGAATTGGAACAAAGGGAAGCCCTAGATTATCCTCCCTATGGTAGTTTAATTTTGCTCAAGTGTACAGGAGCGGATGGAAACAAGGTAAGGGAAGCGGTAGAGGCGATCGTCGA